TCGCCACCATCCGGGCGGCTTTCACGCGAATCAACCCGGACCGGCGGGTGCAGGCCATCATCGTCGCATGGCTGTTTGGCAGCTTCCTCGAAGGCGCGGCCGGTTTCGGCACGCCGGCCGCCGTGGTGGGTCCGCTCCTGCTCGGTCTGGGGTTTCCGGCGATGGCGGCGGCCATGAGCGGGCTCATCATCCAGAGCACGCCCGTAACTTTCGGGGCGATCGGAACCCCCATCCTCCTCGGCGTCGGCACGGGACTGGGCGTTCCGCTGGTGCGAGAGGCCGCCGCCAGGGCGGGGCTCACCTGGGGAGAGTACCTGAGCGGCATCGCCGTGCGCGCGGCCGCACTTCACGCAGCGGTTGGCGTCCTCATACCGGTGTTCCTCTCCGCGCTGCTCACACGTTTCTACGGCGAGCGGCGCAGCTTTCTCGAGGGGCTGCGCATCTGGCCCTTCGCCGTGTTTGCCGGGCTGGCCATGGTCGTCCCGTACCTGGCGGTTGCCTACCTGCTGGGCCCTGAGTTCCCGAGTTTGCTGGGAGGGCTTATCGGCCTGGCGGTGGTCGTGCCGGCCGCGCGCCGGGGGTTTCTCCTGCCGGAGAAGACCTTTGACTTCCCGCCCCGCGCCCGCTGGGAGAGGGACTGGATGGGGACGGTCGAGGGCGACGTGAACGGCCAGACGCCCCGCGTTTCGCTCGTGGCGGCCTGGGGGCCGTACGCCCTGGTGGCGGCCGCTCTCGTTTTGACCCGCCTGCCCGCACTGCCCCTAAAGAGGTGGCTGAGCGCGGTGAAGCTGGCGTGGAACGACATTCTGGGGACGCGCCTCGGAGCCGTCGTCGACGTGCTTTACTCGCCGGGATTCATCTTCCTGGTGGTTTCGGCCCTCGTTTTCGCTGGGTTTCGGATGGGGGCCCGGGAAATCGGCGCTGCGGTGGGCTTGGCCTGGAGGCAGGTGCGCACCGCAGCCCCTGCCCTGCTGGTCGCCGTTCCGATGGTGCGGGTGTTCATCAATTCCAGCGGCGGGGCGGCCGGGCTGGACAGCATGCCCATCGAGCTGGCGAAAGGGGTTGCGGCGACGGTTGGCGCCAGCTGGCCGTTC
The genomic region above belongs to Bacillota bacterium and contains:
- a CDS encoding L-lactate permease — its product is MFALLALLPILSVLLFLVVLRWPALRALPVAYVVAVAEALWVWGVAPRAVLASTIQGVIVALSILYIVFGALLLLATLRANGALATIRAAFTRINPDRRVQAIIVAWLFGSFLEGAAGFGTPAAVVGPLLLGLGFPAMAAAMSGLIIQSTPVTFGAIGTPILLGVGTGLGVPLVREAAARAGLTWGEYLSGIAVRAAALHAAVGVLIPVFLSALLTRFYGERRSFLEGLRIWPFAVFAGLAMVVPYLAVAYLLGPEFPSLLGGLIGLAVVVPAARRGFLLPEKTFDFPPRARWERDWMGTVEGDVNGQTPRVSLVAAWGPYALVAAALVLTRLPALPLKRWLSAVKLAWNDILGTRLGAVVDVLYSPGFIFLVVSALVFAGFRMGAREIGAAVGLAWRQVRTAAPALLVAVPMVRVFINSSGGAAGLDSMPIELAKGVAATVGASWPFFAPVIGALGAFVAGSNTLSNMMFSLFQWGVADRIGGLPQVVVAAQAVGGAAGNMITVHNVVAAAAVVGLVGREGDIIRKTMVPLVYYLLAAGSLASIWHYGLGAHLGALTLAAMVAGAAYLVAREHRAGRAAPVPGAGQ